A stretch of the Thermofilum adornatum genome encodes the following:
- a CDS encoding NADH-quinone oxidoreductase subunit C, which translates to MNGEKPSWLIEMFSKLSELGIKLEEAKNVLKMEVSPESLREAAKILIQYGYDHLASISGVDWPTKGTIEVIYFAESYEPEKRGILIELKTATSRENPKLPSLIDLWPNALLLERETWEMFGVVFEGNPDLRRLLLPPDWSGPPPLRKDYKVVEEGIYVEYE; encoded by the coding sequence GTGAATGGAGAAAAGCCTAGCTGGCTTATAGAAATGTTTTCAAAGCTTTCAGAGCTAGGAATAAAGCTCGAGGAAGCCAAGAATGTATTGAAAATGGAAGTTTCCCCTGAATCTCTACGGGAAGCCGCCAAGATACTCATTCAATATGGCTATGATCATTTGGCATCAATAAGCGGCGTTGATTGGCCCACAAAGGGAACCATTGAAGTTATCTATTTTGCCGAGAGCTACGAGCCAGAAAAAAGAGGCATCCTCATCGAGTTAAAAACTGCCACAAGCCGGGAGAATCCTAAGCTCCCCTCACTTATAGACCTGTGGCCAAACGCTCTGCTCTTGGAGCGTGAAACATGGGAAATGTTTGGAGTTGTATTTGAGGGGAACCCAGACCTCCGCAGGCTTCTCTTGCCTCCCGACTGGTCTGGTCCCCCACCTCTAAGAAAAGACTACAAGGTAGTAGAGGAGGGTATATATGTTGAGTATGAGTAG
- a CDS encoding complex I subunit 4 family protein, with protein MSEIPLLWATLLAPLLASILSLFIKEKKSLAILNSAALGFSAIVLLYLYTSKGTTWMDPVSFSIGGLGTFALVIDPTVFLVAFSIAVTTSVIALYSLPYMDHRFEELHHEGVSAPGWGSYYFLYTLFALAMMGTVMSTNIVEFYIFLELTLIPSFLLIAFYGYGERLKIAIMYLLWTHVGALLFLIGALSVGQKIGFDFITQGGFRIGAANNLVGLEYAFWLMILGLSVKLAAVGVHMWLPYAHAEAPTPISALLSPNLIGLGGAMMFRIVYTLFPQMFASASPILTAWAVITMTYGGLMALSQTDFKRLLAYSSISQMGYLLLGLASVNAYGIAGTFLHYMVHAYGKAILFAVAGILIATYHGLRDITKMGGLAAKMPYTASLALLGFMHITGIPPTLGIWSEYLIVRGAVAQALQNGSTWYILLAVGLLIAIGLSTAYAFVTMRRIFYGPLKVQEAREASASLWGPLLVFALLGILFFLFASLLIDPLLSFLKTFPLGA; from the coding sequence ATGAGTGAAATACCATTATTATGGGCAACACTGTTGGCTCCACTTTTAGCATCCATTTTGTCTCTATTCATCAAGGAAAAGAAGAGCCTTGCCATTCTAAATTCAGCGGCACTAGGTTTTTCCGCAATTGTTCTTCTTTATCTCTATACCAGCAAAGGCACAACCTGGATGGATCCAGTCAGTTTCAGCATAGGCGGTCTCGGAACATTTGCACTCGTAATTGACCCCACGGTCTTCCTGGTAGCATTCAGCATAGCGGTTACAACTTCTGTGATAGCTCTATACAGCCTGCCATACATGGATCACAGGTTTGAAGAACTGCACCACGAGGGGGTATCTGCGCCCGGCTGGGGCTCCTACTACTTCCTCTACACATTGTTCGCCCTAGCAATGATGGGCACCGTGATGTCAACAAACATAGTCGAGTTCTATATATTCCTAGAGCTCACACTTATACCAAGCTTCCTACTGATAGCCTTCTATGGCTACGGAGAGAGACTAAAAATAGCCATAATGTATCTTTTATGGACACATGTAGGTGCCCTACTATTCCTCATCGGTGCACTAAGCGTTGGACAAAAGATAGGCTTCGACTTCATTACACAGGGAGGCTTTAGAATAGGTGCCGCAAACAACCTTGTGGGACTAGAATACGCCTTCTGGCTAATGATTCTAGGTCTCTCAGTTAAGCTTGCGGCCGTCGGCGTCCACATGTGGCTACCATACGCCCACGCCGAAGCACCTACACCGATATCTGCACTTCTAAGCCCCAACCTGATTGGTCTAGGAGGAGCAATGATGTTTAGGATCGTATACACCCTATTCCCGCAAATGTTTGCATCAGCCTCCCCAATACTTACAGCGTGGGCAGTCATAACAATGACTTACGGTGGACTAATGGCGCTCAGCCAGACAGACTTTAAGAGGTTGCTCGCCTACAGCAGTATCTCGCAAATGGGATACCTCCTACTTGGACTAGCCTCTGTAAACGCCTACGGCATAGCTGGAACATTCCTCCACTACATGGTCCACGCTTACGGAAAAGCAATCCTCTTCGCCGTAGCAGGCATCCTTATAGCAACATACCACGGTCTAAGAGACATAACGAAGATGGGTGGACTAGCCGCAAAAATGCCCTATACAGCTTCACTTGCATTACTAGGCTTCATGCACATCACCGGAATACCGCCGACCCTAGGCATCTGGAGCGAATACCTAATAGTTAGAGGAGCAGTAGCACAGGCACTACAAAACGGCTCAACATGGTATATCCTTCTAGCAGTAGGGCTCCTCATAGCAATAGGCCTATCAACTGCATATGCATTTGTAACAATGAGAAGAATCTTCTATGGCCCACTCAAAGTCCAGGAAGCTAGAGAAGCCAGCGCGTCGCTCTGGGGACCATTACTAGTCTTCGCACTCCTCGGCATACTCTTCTTCCTATTTGCCTCTCTTCTCATAGATCCCCTCTTAAGCTTCCTGAAAACGTTCCCGCTAGGTGCATAA
- a CDS encoding NuoI/complex I 23 kDa subunit family protein: protein MSNPVKNFPRHIEAIWTGLKYLVKPNRMTVYYPEYFVEPPEGYRGLIRYYPDKCIQCGLCAMVCPAGAMKMYVKKGEKKGRPGVNYQRCIFCGFCVDICPQDALEMTKIHDVAFERFEDLVFPPEKMALEPVSPALKMGAKKVKPVFDEERGLRHESA, encoded by the coding sequence ATGTCTAATCCAGTTAAGAATTTCCCCAGGCATATCGAAGCTATATGGACAGGGCTAAAGTACCTCGTAAAGCCCAACAGAATGACTGTATACTATCCTGAATACTTTGTTGAGCCTCCAGAAGGCTACAGGGGGTTAATAAGGTACTATCCAGACAAATGTATACAATGCGGTCTATGCGCAATGGTTTGCCCAGCAGGCGCAATGAAGATGTACGTTAAGAAGGGAGAAAAGAAGGGAAGACCAGGAGTGAACTATCAGAGATGCATATTCTGCGGCTTCTGCGTTGACATTTGTCCACAGGACGCACTCGAAATGACAAAGATCCATGACGTTGCATTTGAAAGGTTTGAGGATCTTGTCTTCCCGCCAGAGAAAATGGCTCTTGAGCCTGTTTCTCCAGCACTAAAGATGGGGGCTAAAAAGGTTAAACCTGTATTTGATGAAGAGAGGGGGTTGAGGCATGAGTCTGCCTGA
- a CDS encoding NADH-quinone oxidoreductase subunit N: protein MMLEAIYLDIALLVLTAIIAPYLRKQPKILYVLASLALAFTLLVSLEESLSGTIATGEMVTDWFTSLILTIVLADILVVIASSFQALNLSPEGPSFIATLLLGITGLIGLSHAGTILMLLVSWILVSVTSYAMIALMKDKYSASGATKYGLMSLASSMLLLLSLTFVTTQDPKLSITPLSSPPIIVAVATLAFSAAAFGFKAGIFPFHGWLPDTYGISDPYPVAVVAAISKAAVILAFYKLAILIAPIVSSHWLTLLGILSVLTMTYGNITALLQKGFQGILAYSSIAHAGYILIGIAALSLPDPHLRYLAMLGLLMQLVTYSFAKTGLFLLAKLIRQKESPPLKLEHLNGLSRVDGSLAASSLILVLSLMGMPPLVGFWGKLFLFFSVVGPATWLTAIALINTGIAAAYYARIIKAMYFEPGSPNLSKDRGLKVAVIISAIISLLAGFIPIFLPIQ, encoded by the coding sequence ATGATGTTGGAAGCCATATACCTCGATATAGCTCTACTAGTACTAACCGCAATAATAGCCCCGTATTTAAGGAAACAGCCGAAGATACTCTATGTCTTAGCATCACTCGCCCTAGCTTTCACCTTACTCGTAAGCCTAGAGGAATCATTATCAGGCACAATAGCCACAGGAGAAATGGTCACCGACTGGTTTACCTCCCTCATACTAACCATTGTCCTCGCAGACATCCTCGTCGTAATAGCCTCATCATTCCAAGCCCTCAACCTGTCCCCCGAGGGCCCATCCTTTATAGCGACACTACTATTAGGCATAACTGGCCTCATAGGCCTCTCCCATGCAGGAACAATACTCATGCTCCTCGTCTCATGGATACTTGTCTCTGTGACAAGCTACGCTATGATTGCACTCATGAAAGACAAGTACTCAGCATCTGGAGCAACAAAATACGGGTTAATGAGCCTAGCCTCCTCAATGCTCCTCCTATTATCACTAACCTTCGTAACAACACAGGACCCAAAACTATCAATCACTCCGTTAAGTTCTCCACCCATAATAGTGGCGGTAGCTACCCTAGCTTTTTCCGCAGCTGCTTTTGGCTTTAAAGCTGGAATATTCCCCTTCCATGGCTGGCTACCAGACACCTATGGCATATCAGATCCATACCCAGTAGCAGTGGTGGCTGCAATCTCAAAAGCCGCAGTTATACTTGCATTCTACAAACTCGCAATTCTGATAGCCCCTATCGTTTCGTCCCATTGGCTAACGCTCCTCGGAATACTCTCCGTCCTCACAATGACTTATGGAAACATAACTGCCCTCCTACAGAAAGGCTTCCAGGGCATCCTTGCCTATAGTAGCATAGCACATGCAGGATACATCCTAATAGGTATCGCGGCGCTCTCCTTACCGGATCCGCATCTACGGTACCTCGCCATGCTAGGACTACTCATGCAACTAGTAACCTACTCCTTTGCCAAGACCGGCCTCTTTCTGCTAGCAAAACTAATTAGACAAAAAGAAAGTCCCCCGCTCAAACTTGAACACCTAAACGGCCTATCAAGGGTAGATGGTTCTCTAGCCGCTTCTTCATTAATACTCGTCCTAAGCCTAATGGGTATGCCCCCACTCGTAGGTTTCTGGGGCAAATTGTTCCTATTCTTCTCTGTCGTGGGGCCAGCTACATGGCTAACCGCTATAGCCCTCATCAACACTGGAATCGCCGCCGCTTACTACGCTAGGATAATAAAAGCCATGTACTTCGAGCCAGGAAGTCCAAACCTCTCAAAAGATAGAGGACTCAAAGTAGCAGTAATTATTTCAGCCATAATCTCACTATTAGCAGGCTTTATACCGATCTTCCTCCCGATACAATAG
- the nuoK gene encoding NADH-quinone oxidoreductase subunit NuoK: MNDLIFLVVSSMLFSIGLVGAVIHRSAVRVMISLEIMFNGVLLALLTLSKYFNPLGGSILALYAIALSSVEVGLLISVFILLYRRSKSLDVYEIVGLGE, from the coding sequence ATGAATGACTTGATTTTTCTAGTAGTCTCCTCAATGCTCTTCAGCATAGGTCTGGTAGGTGCTGTCATCCATAGAAGTGCGGTCAGAGTGATGATTTCTTTAGAGATAATGTTCAACGGAGTCCTACTGGCGCTATTAACTCTTTCTAAGTACTTTAATCCTCTGGGCGGAAGCATCCTGGCCCTCTATGCGATCGCTTTGAGCTCTGTAGAGGTGGGGCTCCTTATTTCTGTATTTATCCTCCTGTATAGGAGGAGTAAAAGTCTGGATGTTTATGAAATAGTTGGTTTGGGTGAGTAA
- a CDS encoding NADH-quinone oxidoreductase subunit D: MSSEFVSSRLLFKEGDESTYELFIGPQHPSSGHMRFIVRLKGDIIVSVDPDIGYVHRTMEKLAEGREAIKAIPLLERLTIIDSHNATVALVTALERLLDAEPPPRALYLRTLLSEINRIASHLYGMGIAGIMLNHSTMFMWAFGDREVWIQLAEELTGARLTHTYSIPGGVRRDLPQGFKEKFEKAARYMEKRLQEYMKIFLLNPQIASRYEGVGILKKSEAQRLGIVGPNLRASGVKYDARLADDYGAYKELEFEVPVREEGDCMARMLVRVEEIKQSLSIIRQVLEKMPSGPIFAEKYLKLLPPKTREQVLKTGHVKFPGLFASLKLPAGEAVARAEMGHGEIFYHIVSDGSTKPYRLRVVTPSFRNVILFRYLPPGHRFMDFPAIYGSLDYFPPEADR; this comes from the coding sequence ATGAGTAGCGAGTTTGTCTCTTCAAGGCTACTCTTCAAGGAGGGCGACGAGAGCACATACGAGCTCTTCATTGGTCCACAGCACCCATCCTCTGGACACATGAGGTTCATTGTGAGACTTAAAGGGGACATAATCGTCTCGGTAGACCCCGACATAGGCTATGTCCACAGGACAATGGAAAAGCTAGCAGAGGGACGGGAAGCAATCAAAGCTATACCCCTACTGGAAAGGCTCACTATAATCGACTCACATAATGCCACCGTTGCCCTGGTAACTGCCCTCGAGAGACTGCTCGACGCAGAGCCACCTCCCAGAGCTCTCTACTTGAGAACTCTCCTCTCAGAGATAAATCGTATTGCAAGCCACCTCTATGGAATGGGAATAGCAGGGATAATGCTAAACCACTCGACAATGTTCATGTGGGCGTTCGGGGATCGTGAGGTCTGGATACAGCTGGCAGAAGAGCTGACTGGCGCCAGGCTTACGCATACGTATAGCATACCGGGGGGAGTAAGAAGAGATCTTCCACAGGGTTTCAAAGAGAAATTCGAAAAGGCGGCGCGCTACATGGAGAAGAGGTTGCAGGAATACATGAAAATATTTCTCCTCAACCCCCAGATCGCGTCCAGGTACGAAGGAGTCGGAATCCTAAAGAAGAGCGAGGCGCAAAGACTTGGCATAGTCGGCCCCAACCTCAGGGCAAGCGGTGTCAAGTACGACGCGAGGCTCGCAGATGACTATGGGGCATACAAGGAACTAGAATTCGAGGTGCCAGTAAGGGAGGAAGGCGACTGTATGGCTAGGATGCTCGTGAGAGTAGAAGAGATCAAGCAGAGCCTATCCATTATCAGGCAGGTTCTAGAAAAGATGCCAAGTGGACCCATATTTGCAGAGAAATACTTGAAGCTCCTGCCGCCAAAGACGCGTGAACAAGTTCTCAAAACCGGCCACGTTAAATTCCCAGGGCTTTTTGCATCCCTAAAATTGCCGGCTGGAGAAGCAGTGGCCAGGGCAGAGATGGGCCACGGAGAAATATTCTACCACATAGTAAGCGACGGTTCTACAAAGCCCTATCGCTTGAGGGTTGTTACGCCATCGTTTAGAAACGTGATACTTTTCCGCTACCTGCCGCCCGGGCACAGGTTTATGGATTTCCCAGCTATATATGGGAGTCTGGATTACTTCCCACCAGAAGCAGATAGGTGA
- a CDS encoding NADH-quinone oxidoreductase subunit L, producing MESLLLLAWLSPFIGTLLILLFKSASWKIKSLLGILSILVSALVSSYAAYLFLTEGESIHISYPWVKSLNVSLGAFFDGLSTVMALVVSWLSFLIAVYSYEYMKGEVGETRYWLFFTFFVGSMMLLVLSDNMISMFIGWEGTGLASYALIGHWFTDEEERWVGEPGRRALGVPMWSEPSHSSLRAIVFTRLGDVGMVIGIATLHTLAGTTLLSGLLDAQWATQLLSKGVLPVFLWLLFLGALAKSAQFPFHEWLVTAMTGPTSVSALIHAATMVKAGVYFALRFSPFLVAAYIVLQGGIGSTIIEEFLVGLAVIGAFTAFMMATMAIVSRELKLVLAFSTASQLGYMFLGVAVGTLVGGAVGGLYAGMSHLMSHAVFKAALFLGAGAVIHAVHSRFIDDMGGLAKEMPITATAFVLASLSLAGVPPFLGFWTKDEIIHLSSETGLIVPTFLAVITAWITASYTARMISRVFFGHSHHKAHEVSPVMFTPYLVLGLASIGIGAIWPSISGSFEKMLEHTLGGENSVHMLEGHIPGTFEATIILVLLLFLSVFYIYSIAKKQPYYYISKSPILMKLHSFLFDRWYINALYYRTIVDGFKETSKALYKYLDTLIVDNFYHKAIPKLFQQLVNVTSIYIEHTWDRILHHYLVEGFKGLWRIFKQLQTDKVSSYLLYLWLGLSLILVSMYILGWFP from the coding sequence ATGGAGAGCCTGCTACTGCTTGCTTGGCTTTCACCATTCATTGGAACCCTCCTCATACTATTATTTAAGAGCGCCTCCTGGAAGATAAAATCACTCCTAGGCATACTATCCATCCTTGTCTCTGCACTCGTATCTAGCTATGCCGCTTATCTATTCCTAACTGAGGGAGAATCCATACACATAAGTTATCCCTGGGTGAAAAGCCTAAACGTTTCTCTGGGAGCATTCTTTGACGGCCTCTCTACAGTTATGGCCCTAGTGGTTTCATGGCTAAGCTTCCTGATAGCTGTCTACAGCTACGAATACATGAAGGGAGAAGTAGGCGAAACACGGTACTGGCTCTTCTTCACATTCTTTGTTGGAAGCATGATGCTACTCGTACTCTCAGACAACATGATAAGCATGTTTATAGGCTGGGAGGGAACAGGGCTTGCAAGCTACGCCCTCATCGGGCACTGGTTTACAGACGAAGAAGAAAGATGGGTCGGCGAACCCGGCAGAAGAGCACTAGGCGTCCCAATGTGGTCTGAACCAAGCCACTCAAGCCTCAGAGCAATAGTTTTTACAAGGCTAGGAGACGTTGGAATGGTCATAGGAATAGCGACCCTACACACATTGGCCGGGACCACTCTATTGTCCGGACTCCTTGACGCCCAATGGGCAACACAGCTACTAAGCAAAGGCGTGTTACCCGTGTTTCTCTGGCTACTTTTCCTCGGAGCCCTAGCGAAAAGCGCACAGTTCCCGTTCCACGAATGGCTCGTCACAGCAATGACTGGCCCAACGTCGGTAAGCGCGCTGATACACGCTGCAACAATGGTAAAGGCGGGTGTATACTTTGCGCTCAGGTTTTCACCCTTCCTTGTAGCCGCATACATCGTACTCCAGGGCGGCATCGGCTCCACAATAATTGAAGAGTTCCTCGTTGGCCTTGCAGTGATAGGCGCATTCACAGCCTTCATGATGGCTACAATGGCAATCGTCAGCAGAGAGCTCAAACTCGTACTAGCCTTCTCTACAGCCAGCCAGCTTGGCTACATGTTCCTCGGCGTTGCCGTGGGAACACTGGTCGGGGGCGCTGTTGGGGGTCTCTATGCAGGTATGTCACACCTAATGAGTCATGCCGTGTTCAAGGCGGCCCTATTCCTGGGCGCCGGAGCAGTGATTCACGCTGTCCACTCTAGGTTTATTGACGACATGGGCGGATTAGCCAAAGAGATGCCCATTACAGCCACAGCATTTGTGCTAGCTTCCCTGAGCCTTGCTGGTGTACCACCCTTCCTAGGATTCTGGACGAAGGACGAGATAATACACCTGTCTTCAGAGACAGGCCTCATAGTGCCCACATTCTTAGCAGTAATAACTGCCTGGATAACAGCGTCTTATACAGCCCGAATGATTTCAAGAGTATTCTTTGGCCATTCCCACCACAAAGCACACGAAGTCAGCCCAGTAATGTTTACCCCGTACCTCGTCTTGGGTCTAGCAAGCATAGGAATCGGAGCAATATGGCCCTCGATTTCTGGCAGCTTTGAAAAAATGCTTGAACACACCTTGGGAGGTGAAAACTCTGTCCATATGCTTGAAGGTCACATACCTGGAACATTTGAAGCCACAATTATCCTTGTCCTCCTCCTATTTCTCTCAGTATTCTACATCTACAGCATAGCAAAGAAACAGCCCTACTATTACATCTCTAAGAGCCCCATTCTAATGAAGCTTCACAGTTTCCTCTTTGACAGGTGGTATATCAATGCACTGTACTATAGGACTATAGTTGATGGATTCAAGGAAACGTCCAAGGCCCTCTACAAATACTTAGATACACTTATAGTCGACAACTTCTACCACAAAGCCATACCTAAATTATTCCAGCAACTAGTCAATGTGACTTCAATATACATAGAACACACATGGGACCGTATCCTGCATCACTACCTCGTAGAGGGCTTTAAAGGCTTATGGAGGATATTCAAGCAACTGCAAACTGACAAGGTGTCAAGCTACTTACTCTATCTCTGGCTAGGATTGTCCCTAATCCTGGTATCCATGTACATTTTAGGGTGGTTCCCATGA
- a CDS encoding glutamine synthetase family protein, with protein MHREETIEEFEKQFNELRNKGVKFYEVAVQDLYGHIRGRILKPEKPEDVLKGYRVDAYSIGFLPIEDSDAMLVPDPTTLKVYRTRMGLTAFLMGDLYKDGKPLDISPRTLLREFSRSKNYKVLMGAELEFYLTKNHRPIDDGSYMYLSPYSNNSDFLAEVIIRAEEAGVAISATHHEVGPSQYEILPKARTPLELADEVVFLKKLLWETAYEKGLEATFMPKPFKGLPGNGLHIHVSVHNGERNIAIEEGEITETGKRVVGGLLSYSSTFALLTNPTVNSYKRLAPGFEAPVYISWGRGNRTTMIRLPVGLKGLSGTIEYRLPDPAGNIYLKILSVLYSTVKGLEENLTPPPESNENVFEKNGLPRVPQSLGEAINIAQKSPSLPRDLKKLTEKMVELKTKEWDTYSRIAGNQNPQEITDWEIKEYFFL; from the coding sequence ATGCACAGAGAAGAAACAATCGAGGAATTCGAAAAACAATTCAACGAGTTGAGAAACAAGGGCGTAAAATTCTACGAAGTAGCTGTGCAAGACCTATATGGACACATACGTGGCCGCATACTAAAGCCAGAAAAACCTGAAGACGTCCTAAAGGGATACCGCGTAGATGCATACAGCATAGGCTTCTTACCTATAGAAGATTCAGACGCGATGCTTGTTCCCGACCCTACAACACTCAAAGTCTACAGGACAAGAATGGGTCTTACAGCTTTCCTCATGGGAGATCTCTACAAAGACGGCAAACCATTAGACATTTCTCCGAGGACTCTACTCAGAGAGTTTTCCCGTTCGAAAAACTACAAGGTCTTGATGGGAGCCGAGCTTGAATTCTACCTGACAAAAAACCATAGACCAATAGACGACGGCTCATACATGTATCTCTCCCCCTACTCAAACAATTCAGACTTTTTGGCCGAGGTAATCATCCGAGCAGAAGAAGCCGGCGTAGCAATCTCTGCTACACACCACGAAGTGGGACCCAGCCAATACGAGATTCTCCCAAAAGCACGAACACCTCTCGAGTTGGCAGATGAAGTGGTATTTCTAAAGAAGCTCCTATGGGAAACAGCTTACGAGAAAGGCTTGGAGGCAACCTTTATGCCTAAACCCTTTAAAGGCTTGCCGGGGAACGGTCTACACATTCACGTCTCCGTTCATAACGGAGAAAGAAATATTGCAATAGAAGAAGGCGAAATTACTGAAACAGGAAAGAGGGTTGTAGGGGGTCTGCTCTCTTATTCTTCCACATTCGCTCTACTCACCAACCCCACTGTTAACTCCTATAAGAGGCTGGCCCCTGGATTCGAGGCTCCAGTCTATATTTCTTGGGGGAGAGGAAACAGGACTACAATGATCCGGCTACCCGTGGGCCTAAAGGGGCTCTCGGGCACAATCGAGTACCGTCTACCAGACCCCGCTGGAAACATTTATCTCAAGATACTCTCTGTCCTATACTCAACAGTGAAAGGACTAGAAGAAAATCTAACCCCGCCACCAGAAAGCAATGAAAATGTTTTCGAAAAAAATGGTCTACCAAGAGTCCCTCAAAGCCTGGGAGAAGCAATAAACATTGCACAAAAAAGCCCAAGTCTTCCTAGAGACCTAAAAAAACTAACAGAGAAAATGGTAGAACTGAAAACAAAGGAATGGGACACATACTCCAGAATAGCTGGAAACCAAAACCCTCAGGAGATTACAGACTGGGAAATAAAAGAATATTTTTTCCTGTAA
- the nuoH gene encoding NADH-quinone oxidoreductase subunit NuoH, which yields MDIIGFIVKLFLSPQVFAPIVFPGLLTALVVLLIIIWAERKIAARIQMRVGPLYVTRHLGGVLQMLADGTRYMFQEFIVPETADRIPFIVAPILALTLAILPFAFIPSAPGFSPISSPLTLPAVLAVISAIPISVLLMGWASNNKFSIQGAVREAFMSLGYEVPLFISAISMSILYGTMSLEEMVTKQFIPGLILNPIAAFTFLVSMIMSAGKLPFDIVEGEQEIVAGPYVEYTGIIFGIGMGLAYLKLYALSLIYTIIFLSGWEPLPKLLYDIYPGIAGIFLFVKAFLLMLFIVFLRSVYGRYRLDQALKIGWRVYFVMSIVSLILSLGVRVILNV from the coding sequence ATGGATATAATTGGTTTTATAGTCAAGTTGTTTTTGTCCCCCCAGGTATTTGCGCCCATAGTGTTTCCAGGACTCCTTACAGCCCTCGTTGTCCTACTGATAATAATCTGGGCCGAGAGGAAAATCGCTGCCAGGATACAGATGCGTGTAGGGCCCTTATATGTGACACGCCACCTGGGAGGAGTGCTCCAGATGCTTGCCGATGGAACAAGGTACATGTTCCAAGAATTCATTGTACCCGAAACAGCGGACAGGATACCATTTATTGTTGCGCCAATCCTAGCATTGACCTTGGCGATACTTCCATTTGCATTTATACCCTCAGCTCCTGGGTTCTCCCCTATATCTTCGCCCCTAACATTGCCCGCGGTTCTAGCTGTCATCTCTGCGATACCAATCTCTGTTTTGCTAATGGGATGGGCTTCTAATAACAAGTTCTCTATACAGGGAGCCGTAAGAGAGGCTTTTATGTCTCTAGGATACGAGGTCCCGCTCTTTATTTCCGCTATCTCTATGTCTATTCTGTATGGGACAATGAGCCTAGAAGAAATGGTGACTAAGCAATTTATTCCGGGGCTTATTCTTAACCCGATAGCGGCCTTTACTTTTCTAGTAAGCATGATTATGAGTGCAGGCAAACTGCCTTTCGACATAGTTGAGGGAGAACAAGAGATCGTAGCAGGTCCCTACGTTGAGTATACGGGCATAATTTTTGGGATAGGGATGGGTCTTGCATACCTAAAGCTCTACGCCCTGTCATTGATCTACACAATAATCTTTTTGTCAGGCTGGGAGCCTCTTCCCAAGCTACTCTATGATATCTATCCAGGCATAGCAGGCATATTCCTCTTTGTGAAGGCATTCCTCCTAATGCTCTTCATAGTGTTTCTAAGATCTGTATACGGGAGATATAGGCTTGACCAAGCTTTGAAGATAGGTTGGCGTGTATACTTTGTTATGTCTATTGTTTCCCTCATACTTTCGTTGGGGGTAAGGGTGATCCTAAATGTCTAA
- a CDS encoding NADH-quinone oxidoreductase subunit J: MSLPEFSLVYVLAAGTVAVIAAILSVKAREDFYSAILLGIVGLAIASLIALLGFPYVGIFQALVYVGATVMFVIMGVVFIGRGMVSEKKMILPAVLVAVLGFFSVLQILVSPLAQQVTTVNTALSLEGLLKVFSENLLAFFYLSLSLLALLLAGISIARGETNE, encoded by the coding sequence ATGAGTCTGCCTGAATTCAGCCTTGTGTATGTTCTAGCCGCCGGCACGGTAGCGGTAATAGCGGCAATTCTATCTGTAAAAGCACGGGAAGACTTCTACTCAGCAATCCTGCTTGGAATCGTGGGCCTAGCCATAGCATCTTTAATTGCGCTTTTAGGCTTCCCATATGTCGGGATATTCCAGGCACTGGTATATGTAGGGGCAACTGTCATGTTTGTGATTATGGGTGTCGTTTTTATTGGTAGAGGGATGGTTTCGGAGAAGAAAATGATTCTTCCAGCTGTCCTAGTAGCTGTCCTGGGATTTTTCTCGGTGCTACAGATACTAGTCTCGCCACTTGCTCAGCAGGTAACTACTGTGAATACTGCCCTCAGTCTAGAAGGGCTATTGAAAGTTTTCTCAGAGAATTTGCTTGCATTCTTCTACTTGTCTCTCTCGCTTCTTGCTCTCTTGTTAGCTGGCATATCAATAGCTAGGGGTGAGACAAATGAATGA